One Candidatus Bathyarchaeota archaeon DNA window includes the following coding sequences:
- a CDS encoding thioredoxin family protein, producing the protein MHDLDKLRAHSKPVEEYLEAPSNATEAFTQRLQKYKLNPLVTEKLKTYAKMAHIFVFSAEWCIDCRRNVPVLKLIQDATGIPVRVLGHIMRDAKNPRPSTADEKWKFPPSPPELKEFNVFNIPYIAVLNSRGDEVGAVIENPPKGKTLEETLLDILEILHANAY; encoded by the coding sequence ATGCACGACCTCGATAAATTGAGAGCCCACTCGAAACCAGTGGAAGAGTATCTAGAGGCCCCCAGCAACGCCACTGAGGCCTTCACCCAGCGCCTTCAAAAATACAAGCTGAACCCTCTGGTCACGGAGAAGCTTAAGACCTACGCAAAGATGGCTCATATATTTGTCTTCTCGGCGGAATGGTGTATTGACTGCAGAAGGAACGTTCCTGTCCTCAAGCTTATCCAGGACGCCACAGGAATCCCGGTCAGGGTCTTGGGACATATTATGAGAGATGCCAAGAACCCCCGCCCGAGCACGGCTGACGAGAAATGGAAGTTCCCCCCATCACCCCCCGAACTCAAGGAGTTTAACGTGTTTAACATCCCATACATCGCCGTCCTCAACTCCCGCGGAGACGAGGTGGGGGCAGTCATCGAAAACCCACCCAAAGGCAAGACACTTGAGGAGACTCTCCTGGATATTCTTGAGATCTTACACGCGAATGCCTACTGA
- a CDS encoding tryptophan--tRNA ligase, translating to MSDKEEEMVVTPWKVEGRVDYERLIEKFGTKHVTQRLRARFKEHAGYLHTQLRREIFFSHRDLDWWLDVYQRGDPVGLYTGRGPSGPVHLGHLLPWFFTQHMQEVFGAHLYFQMTDDEKFLLNDNLELDTTIGYTYSNALDLIATGLDPKKTHIFSDTNDISHIYRLSLEVAKRITFSTIRGLFGLQDSDNIGMIFFPAIQAVPCFMQSAREDRKVAVIIPAAIDQDPYWRMTRDIAEKIGYYKPAQIHSKFLPGLGPGGKMSASMPETAIFTIDPPEIATKKIMGAFTGGQPTVREQKEKGGNPGICSIYSYYFHLFEEDDSKLITLENKCRSGALTCGDCKARLAEVIGRFLLDFQAKREKAKDNLQDFFIK from the coding sequence ATGTCTGATAAAGAAGAGGAGATGGTGGTTACCCCCTGGAAAGTCGAGGGACGGGTCGACTATGAAAGGCTCATTGAGAAGTTCGGGACGAAACACGTGACCCAAAGGCTCCGGGCACGATTCAAGGAACATGCAGGTTATCTGCACACCCAGCTGAGACGGGAAATCTTCTTCTCCCATAGAGACCTAGACTGGTGGCTCGACGTCTACCAGCGGGGGGACCCAGTGGGGCTCTACACGGGTAGGGGACCCTCGGGACCCGTCCACTTAGGGCACCTGCTCCCTTGGTTCTTCACTCAGCATATGCAAGAGGTCTTCGGCGCCCATCTCTATTTCCAGATGACTGACGACGAAAAGTTCCTTCTCAACGACAACCTTGAGCTAGACACCACCATCGGATATACCTACAGCAACGCTCTGGACTTAATTGCGACAGGCCTAGATCCGAAGAAGACCCATATTTTTTCCGACACAAATGACATTAGCCATATCTATAGGCTCAGTCTCGAGGTAGCGAAGAGGATTACCTTCAGCACTATCCGGGGGCTATTCGGTCTCCAGGACAGCGACAACATCGGCATGATCTTCTTCCCCGCGATACAGGCGGTTCCATGCTTCATGCAGTCAGCCCGGGAGGATCGGAAGGTAGCGGTGATCATCCCCGCCGCGATAGACCAGGATCCCTACTGGAGAATGACAAGAGACATCGCCGAGAAAATAGGATACTACAAGCCGGCACAGATACACTCTAAGTTCCTACCAGGACTCGGGCCTGGGGGTAAAATGTCTGCCTCAATGCCAGAAACCGCTATTTTTACCATCGACCCTCCAGAGATCGCCACGAAAAAAATTATGGGGGCCTTTACGGGAGGGCAGCCCACGGTTAGGGAGCAGAAGGAGAAGGGGGGCAATCCCGGGATCTGTAGCATCTACTCCTACTATTTCCATCTCTTCGAAGAGGACGACTCCAAACTTATCACCCTAGAGAATAAATGTCGGTCTGGAGCTTTGACCTGTGGAGACTGCAAGGCGAGACTCGCCGAGGTAATCGGGCGCTTCCTCTTGGACTTCCAAGCGAAGCGAGAGAAAGCGAAGGACAACCTCCAGGACTTTTTCATTAAATAA
- the bcp gene encoding thioredoxin-dependent thiol peroxidase has protein sequence MIEIGTAAPGFCLPNQDGEEVCLKSLRGRWIILYFYPKDNTKGCTREALDFTLNKDRIEEMGTTVLGVSPDSVKSHQGFRNKQGLTLTLLSDPGHGVLEAYGVWQLKKSYGREYYGVVRSTFIIDPEGRIAHVWKRVRVIDHVEVVIKKLLEQQGV, from the coding sequence ATCATTGAGATCGGCACCGCGGCTCCGGGGTTCTGCCTCCCTAACCAGGACGGGGAGGAAGTCTGCCTCAAGAGCCTCAGAGGGAGATGGATCATCCTCTACTTTTATCCCAAGGACAACACCAAGGGCTGCACCCGCGAGGCCCTCGACTTTACCCTGAACAAAGATCGGATAGAGGAAATGGGGACCACTGTGCTCGGGGTGAGCCCCGACTCAGTGAAGAGCCACCAGGGATTTCGCAATAAGCAAGGTCTTACCCTTACCCTGCTCAGCGATCCTGGGCATGGGGTCCTAGAGGCTTATGGGGTTTGGCAGCTCAAGAAAAGTTACGGCCGGGAATACTACGGCGTTGTCAGGAGCACATTTATCATCGATCCCGAAGGGCGTATCGCCCACGTCTGGAAGAGGGTGAGGGTGATCGACCATGTAGAGGTGGTCATCAAGAAGCTCTTGGAGCAGCAGGGGGTATAA
- the pyrE gene encoding orotate phosphoribosyltransferase, whose product MSDRQLLVSKIENGIVIDHIPAGKAFLVLKLLKVDPSVRALIAQNVESRSQGTKDFIKIEGSYLTSREVDLIAFVAPKASINIIEDWTVKEKRRVHRPEHIEGIFKCPNPLCLTNAQYTPPRTRFKVEGNGDVESIKLYCSYCGSILYYGSILEDLKGQDFILEGGGLVSKERIEQVFLDILVRKGALRLLPSPDEPFILKSGRPSPYFVNLGALTDGESLAAVKWAFASYIVLLMEQGSLGDFDYVFGPSYKGIGLAALTCEGLNELYGMDKRYMYDRKEAKDYGDISADKVIVGASYFQQGQRILVVDDTMTTGTTKVESIEKLKLLGDHEVAGIILAVDRHERMGDTENVEELSAVQYLEDVLGLNVFSIQNIKTIYSLIKDSLDKDIRELWLDYYDKYGVEKLE is encoded by the coding sequence GTGTCAGATAGACAGCTCCTGGTAAGCAAGATCGAGAATGGGATCGTTATCGACCACATTCCAGCTGGTAAAGCTTTTCTGGTTTTAAAGTTGCTCAAGGTGGATCCGAGTGTTCGCGCCCTCATCGCACAAAACGTGGAGAGCCGGAGCCAAGGGACCAAGGATTTCATCAAGATCGAGGGATCCTACCTAACCTCCAGAGAGGTGGATCTCATCGCGTTCGTTGCTCCCAAAGCGTCGATAAACATCATCGAGGACTGGACAGTCAAGGAAAAGAGGCGAGTCCATCGGCCAGAGCATATCGAGGGAATATTCAAGTGCCCCAATCCGTTATGCCTTACCAATGCTCAGTACACCCCACCCCGCACCAGGTTCAAGGTAGAGGGGAACGGTGATGTGGAATCCATAAAGCTGTACTGTTCCTATTGTGGATCCATCCTCTACTACGGCTCCATCCTCGAGGACCTCAAGGGTCAAGACTTTATCCTTGAGGGCGGGGGGCTTGTCTCCAAAGAGAGGATTGAGCAGGTTTTCCTTGATATCCTTGTGAGAAAAGGAGCCTTGAGGCTCCTCCCAAGCCCCGACGAGCCCTTTATCCTCAAGAGCGGGCGACCCTCCCCCTATTTCGTGAACCTGGGGGCCCTCACAGACGGCGAGAGTCTCGCAGCCGTGAAGTGGGCCTTCGCAAGCTACATCGTCCTCCTCATGGAGCAGGGGTCACTCGGAGACTTCGACTATGTCTTCGGGCCCAGCTACAAGGGCATCGGCCTTGCCGCCCTTACCTGCGAGGGACTGAACGAGCTCTATGGTATGGACAAGAGGTATATGTACGACAGGAAAGAGGCGAAGGACTACGGGGACATTTCCGCCGACAAGGTCATTGTGGGCGCCAGCTACTTCCAACAGGGGCAACGCATTCTAGTGGTGGACGACACTATGACCACAGGGACCACAAAGGTGGAGAGTATCGAGAAACTGAAGCTCCTAGGGGACCATGAGGTAGCAGGGATCATCCTCGCGGTAGACCGGCATGAGAGAATGGGGGACACCGAGAACGTTGAAGAGTTGAGTGCAGTCCAGTACCTGGAGGACGTGCTGGGCCTCAATGTGTTCTCGATCCAGAACATTAAGACCATTTACTCTCTCATCAAGGACAGTCTAGACAAGGACATAAGGGAGCTATGGCTGGACTACTACGACAAGTACGGCGTAGAGAAGCTGGAATAG
- a CDS encoding prohibitin family protein — translation MKRIGNSYNSHRSFGDSSEISGILVRRSGLIATIVIIIIAAGAIYTQSFVRVPAGYRGVLLTWGKPEEKILGEGLNYVLPFVQNVELMNVQVQKAESTESAATNDLQQVTTTVAVNFRLNPKAVNQIYRELRQDYVSRVIKPNIEESIKAATSQFKAEELITNRATVKSAFDDILEARLRVFDIEVIAVSLTDFQFSPAFAAAIEAKVTAEQSALEAKNKLEQIRHEAQQQVIQAEAEKNATVALALGKADAVVIDSEATTKAIEMITGQMTAEYAQYLWLSKWDGKLPLFVGEGTGFIIDVNSLLNKTTPGG, via the coding sequence ATGAAAAGAATAGGCAACTCATATAACAGTCATAGGAGCTTCGGAGACTCTTCCGAGATCTCGGGTATCCTCGTGCGCAGATCCGGCTTAATCGCTACAATAGTTATCATTATCATCGCCGCAGGGGCGATCTACACACAAAGCTTTGTGAGGGTCCCAGCAGGTTATCGAGGGGTCCTGTTAACCTGGGGTAAACCGGAGGAAAAGATTCTGGGAGAAGGTCTCAACTACGTGCTCCCTTTCGTCCAGAATGTCGAGCTGATGAATGTCCAGGTCCAAAAGGCCGAGTCCACCGAGTCGGCTGCTACCAATGACCTCCAGCAAGTCACCACTACAGTCGCAGTCAACTTTAGGCTCAATCCGAAAGCGGTCAACCAGATCTACCGTGAGCTGAGACAGGACTACGTCTCTAGGGTGATCAAGCCTAACATTGAGGAGTCCATCAAGGCGGCTACGTCTCAGTTCAAGGCTGAGGAACTCATTACCAACAGGGCCACCGTAAAGTCGGCCTTCGACGACATCCTCGAGGCTCGTCTAAGGGTTTTCGATATAGAGGTCATCGCTGTATCTCTAACAGACTTTCAGTTTAGCCCTGCCTTTGCCGCGGCCATAGAGGCTAAGGTAACCGCAGAGCAGTCCGCTTTGGAGGCTAAGAACAAGCTAGAGCAAATCCGTCATGAGGCTCAACAGCAGGTCATCCAAGCAGAGGCTGAGAAGAACGCAACTGTCGCTCTGGCGCTGGGTAAGGCTGATGCGGTTGTCATTGACTCAGAGGCTACAACAAAAGCCATAGAGATGATCACCGGTCAGATGACTGCCGAATACGCTCAGTACCTCTGGCTCTCAAAATGGGACGGCAAGCTTCCCCTTTTTGTGGGGGAGGGGACAGGATTTATCATCGACGTAAACTCCCTCCTCAACAAGACGACCCCCGGCGGCTGA
- a CDS encoding MFS transporter produces MSEESEDLALIPSRALYGTGVTGMFADSLIRKYLSFLAVSVGISVTQMSYLRAAEGVSGHMLQLYWGQLVDRKGKRVFIALGRFLNGAILGMLIFVQAPAWVMALIIGSAICGSIVRPAWSSLMGDYTTYFTRGTVIGKINALSQIGSLAAMFIAFILSFNQVGQTTYESFKLILALSSGMSIASGLMSLFIREKPSNRDNMDLDLWTVLRDTRFRRYLLTNLLYGTGLAFAWPLFPFVIVDRLSLKIWHIAAYSFFSAATSMFTQRYVGSLMDKIGRRPIVVFSRMILTLGPIIYIVATNWTHIAAAEILLGLGMGAWMSSGPTYIIDLAPVEMRATYLAVNTAAFGLSSFIGNLLGGYITYNFLITGGILQGINSGLMISAILRFTTGLLFFFIHETFQPHAKAKFKQEYCESAG; encoded by the coding sequence TTGAGTGAGGAGTCCGAAGATCTCGCACTGATCCCCAGCAGAGCTCTTTACGGTACAGGGGTGACGGGGATGTTCGCTGATAGCCTTATCCGTAAATATCTGAGCTTCCTCGCCGTGAGTGTAGGGATCTCAGTGACCCAGATGAGCTATCTAAGGGCGGCTGAGGGCGTGAGCGGTCATATGCTCCAGCTCTACTGGGGCCAACTTGTGGACCGCAAGGGGAAACGTGTTTTCATTGCTCTCGGCAGGTTTCTGAATGGAGCCATCTTAGGCATGCTCATCTTCGTCCAGGCACCGGCTTGGGTAATGGCTCTCATTATTGGTTCTGCAATATGTGGGAGCATTGTGAGACCGGCGTGGAGTAGCCTGATGGGCGACTATACGACCTATTTCACCCGGGGGACCGTTATCGGGAAGATCAATGCCCTCAGCCAGATCGGGAGCCTAGCAGCAATGTTCATCGCGTTCATCCTGTCCTTCAATCAGGTTGGGCAAACGACCTATGAGTCGTTCAAGTTGATATTGGCTTTATCATCCGGGATGAGCATAGCATCAGGCTTAATGAGTCTGTTCATCCGAGAGAAACCATCGAACCGAGACAATATGGACCTAGACCTCTGGACCGTCCTCCGAGATACAAGGTTCAGGAGATATCTTCTGACAAACCTCCTTTATGGCACAGGGTTGGCGTTTGCATGGCCCTTGTTTCCCTTCGTGATCGTTGATAGGCTCAGCCTCAAGATCTGGCATATTGCCGCATACTCGTTCTTCTCCGCGGCTACTTCGATGTTCACCCAACGATATGTCGGGAGTCTAATGGATAAAATTGGACGTCGCCCCATCGTGGTCTTTAGCAGGATGATCCTGACCTTAGGGCCAATTATCTATATCGTTGCTACGAATTGGACCCACATTGCTGCTGCGGAGATTCTGCTGGGTCTCGGGATGGGAGCTTGGATGAGTTCAGGCCCTACATATATTATCGACCTAGCCCCTGTGGAAATGAGAGCTACATATCTAGCTGTCAACACAGCTGCATTCGGCCTCTCTTCTTTCATCGGAAATCTCTTGGGGGGTTATATCACATACAACTTTCTCATCACCGGGGGAATATTACAGGGCATAAACTCTGGCCTCATGATCTCGGCTATCCTCAGATTCACCACGGGGCTGCTATTCTTTTTCATCCATGAGACTTTCCAGCCCCACGCGAAAGCGAAGTTTAAACAAGAATATTGTGAATCTGCAGGATAA
- a CDS encoding 4Fe-4S binding protein, with amino-acid sequence MNINEKKCVGCGNCHAVCVMGAISLNLNGKSVVNQDNCVECSTCYRTLKDEGYTTSLMRAVRSVLSLFHLQYMAPVDVCPTGALEPPKLEYPRNLRATFSDPTVVHPETGIGGRGTEEIKTNDVTGRLGPGEAGIVVELGRPGTGAYFRDVQTVAMALAPLAPEFEPNNPVTQLMEDLVTGKLRGEVLDEKVISAIIEAKTILERIPDYLSALQAVQSEIYTVFSVAVASRCLPDGSVPHQRWVAEAGYSLSPNGKTNLGLGRPLHRDVLT; translated from the coding sequence TTGAATATCAATGAGAAAAAGTGTGTGGGATGTGGCAATTGCCACGCCGTTTGCGTCATGGGGGCTATCTCATTAAACCTCAACGGGAAATCTGTTGTCAATCAGGACAACTGTGTTGAGTGCTCCACCTGCTACCGGACCCTGAAGGATGAGGGGTATACTACCTCTCTTATGAGAGCCGTGCGTAGCGTTCTATCCCTCTTCCACCTCCAGTACATGGCTCCAGTGGACGTCTGCCCCACTGGAGCCCTAGAGCCCCCCAAGCTCGAGTATCCCAGGAACCTCCGGGCCACGTTTAGCGACCCCACTGTGGTCCACCCAGAGACCGGGATAGGCGGCCGGGGCACCGAGGAAATTAAGACCAACGACGTCACAGGTCGACTGGGACCCGGGGAGGCGGGCATCGTGGTAGAGCTAGGGCGCCCCGGGACTGGCGCCTACTTTCGGGATGTCCAGACGGTCGCTATGGCCCTTGCTCCCCTGGCGCCCGAGTTTGAGCCCAACAACCCGGTGACCCAGCTCATGGAAGACCTTGTTACAGGGAAGTTAAGGGGGGAGGTCCTTGATGAGAAGGTTATATCTGCGATTATTGAGGCGAAGACCATCCTAGAGAGGATCCCTGATTACCTCAGTGCCCTCCAGGCCGTCCAGAGCGAGATCTACACCGTCTTTAGCGTTGCCGTTGCATCCCGGTGCCTCCCCGACGGCTCAGTCCCCCACCAGAGATGGGTGGCGGAGGCGGGATACTCTCTCTCTCCCAACGGGAAGACCAATCTAGGGCTAGGCCGTCCACTGCACAGGGATGTATTGACGTGA
- a CDS encoding gamma-glutamyltransferase: MKDGGNAVDATIAGSMIQAVVEPHMTNHTGSVSFLYWEADSGRTYQLNGSGTLVPGLPPFRPVPGLPGSHLSGPGHNPCACIPGFMPSMAALHERFSSKSWDYLCQPAIKAAKKGHIMSSFEYAALKADLRLYTYFPSGRSLYTPNGFLPDVGEYFRNPDLAETLQRLAVEGPTYFTEGKWAKHFVAAANNLGWPINLAQMTEIPPEWVDPLRYDHRGHEVIQYYPPQRTGVFTAIVLGILKQFDLESLGHYTESAEALYVMAHALRYAHWELGMLRDPAVFEVPIDRWLSPEFHAMIADIIWNSRPKKDLREHVRIIAGDAGLAAGGISPVATNAQNQPSGSCELSVVDLEGNWAQSMNTGQAGGIPGVVVGGVPMIGSHAKTTMAAPMEGWFAGGGRMRSMIGSTIVMLDGQPWLGLGTPGYVYATIPQVLTSILDYGMDPYEASVMPRMFPLYDDYVLEIESRIPKKVSTDLARMGILLRPLEPYNTSMGSFQINWRDLETGLLNSSADPRRMGTAAGF, from the coding sequence ATGAAAGACGGCGGCAATGCTGTGGACGCCACTATCGCCGGCAGCATGATACAAGCCGTGGTGGAGCCTCACATGACAAATCATACGGGCAGCGTCTCATTTCTATATTGGGAGGCTGACTCCGGCCGTACATATCAGCTAAACGGTTCAGGCACACTCGTCCCCGGGTTGCCTCCCTTCCGGCCTGTTCCAGGTCTACCCGGATCTCATCTATCGGGGCCTGGCCACAATCCATGCGCGTGTATTCCCGGTTTCATGCCTTCAATGGCAGCGTTACATGAACGCTTTAGCAGCAAATCGTGGGATTATTTATGCCAGCCTGCGATTAAAGCAGCAAAAAAGGGTCATATTATGTCATCTTTTGAGTATGCCGCGCTAAAGGCTGATCTCCGTCTCTACACGTATTTTCCATCTGGCCGTTCGCTATACACACCGAACGGATTCCTTCCGGATGTGGGTGAATATTTCCGAAATCCAGATTTGGCTGAAACGTTGCAACGATTGGCGGTTGAGGGACCGACCTATTTCACAGAAGGGAAATGGGCGAAACATTTCGTGGCGGCCGCCAATAATCTTGGATGGCCAATTAACTTGGCCCAAATGACGGAGATCCCGCCGGAATGGGTCGATCCACTTCGCTACGATCATCGCGGGCATGAGGTAATTCAATATTATCCCCCTCAGCGAACCGGAGTTTTCACTGCAATCGTGCTTGGTATTCTGAAGCAATTCGATCTTGAATCATTAGGTCATTATACAGAGTCGGCTGAGGCACTCTATGTAATGGCCCACGCACTGCGCTACGCCCATTGGGAACTGGGTATGCTACGTGATCCAGCAGTATTCGAGGTGCCGATAGACAGGTGGTTATCGCCTGAATTCCATGCAATGATAGCCGACATTATATGGAACAGCAGACCCAAAAAGGACCTGAGAGAACATGTACGAATCATCGCGGGGGACGCCGGTCTAGCCGCAGGTGGCATCAGCCCTGTCGCGACAAACGCCCAGAATCAACCCTCCGGAAGTTGCGAGTTAAGCGTTGTCGACTTGGAGGGCAACTGGGCTCAGTCGATGAACACAGGGCAAGCCGGAGGTATACCGGGCGTAGTAGTGGGCGGCGTGCCTATGATCGGTAGCCACGCTAAAACCACCATGGCTGCGCCCATGGAGGGGTGGTTCGCAGGGGGAGGCAGGATGAGATCAATGATTGGCAGCACCATTGTAATGCTAGATGGCCAACCTTGGCTGGGGCTTGGAACCCCAGGTTATGTTTATGCAACAATTCCGCAGGTGTTAACTAGCATCCTTGATTACGGCATGGATCCTTATGAGGCATCAGTGATGCCGCGCATGTTCCCCCTCTATGACGACTACGTACTGGAGATCGAAAGCCGAATTCCGAAGAAGGTCTCAACTGACCTTGCTAGAATGGGGATCCTACTGCGACCACTGGAACCATATAATACAAGCATGGGTTCATTCCAAATCAATTGGCGTGACCTAGAAACCGGCTTGCTCAACAGCAGCGCCGACCCACGCCGTATGGGGACAGCGGCAGGTTTTTAG
- a CDS encoding DEAD/DEAH box helicase, translating to MNFTELDISSDLKRGLADRGFKEMFPIQEQAIPLMLKGVNLIGQAQTGTGKTASFGVPTIERLDWDARGVQGLILAPTRELAVQIADDLASYGKYTPLRVLTIYGGVSIERQINELRRGVHIVVGTPGRLMDHMRRGTLELGKIRSLVMDEADRMLDMGFIDDIEWILRRTPDDKQASLWSATIDDRTRRLSRRYIPEAQMVIASKDEIAVESIDQRFMRVAVHEKFDIMTRVIDLLKIDRALIFCRRRTTVDRVTGLLKRAGYDAESIHGQLSQARREGVLGRFREAKVSILVATEVAARGLDIVDVPFIINHDIPDDPFMYFHRIGRTARAGKAGTAITLVTYEEEIELARIEALTGTRIKKMTLPPDFLF from the coding sequence ATGAATTTCACCGAACTTGATATTAGCTCTGATTTAAAACGTGGCCTCGCTGACAGGGGGTTTAAGGAGATGTTCCCCATCCAAGAGCAGGCAATCCCTCTGATGCTTAAAGGAGTGAACCTTATCGGACAGGCGCAAACAGGGACCGGGAAGACAGCCTCCTTTGGTGTACCTACAATTGAGAGACTGGACTGGGATGCACGGGGGGTTCAGGGACTCATCTTGGCCCCGACTCGGGAGTTAGCAGTGCAGATCGCTGACGACCTCGCCAGCTATGGCAAATACACACCTCTTCGGGTGCTCACCATCTATGGCGGGGTTTCCATCGAGAGGCAAATCAATGAGCTCAGAAGGGGTGTCCATATCGTGGTAGGGACTCCAGGGAGACTCATGGACCATATGAGGAGAGGCACCTTGGAGCTCGGGAAAATTAGATCGCTGGTCATGGACGAAGCGGACAGGATGCTGGATATGGGCTTCATTGACGACATCGAGTGGATTTTGAGGCGAACCCCGGATGACAAACAGGCGAGCCTCTGGTCCGCCACAATAGACGACCGGACCCGGCGGCTCTCGAGGAGGTATATCCCAGAGGCCCAGATGGTTATAGCAAGCAAGGATGAAATCGCCGTAGAGAGCATCGACCAGCGATTCATGAGGGTAGCCGTCCACGAGAAATTCGACATAATGACCCGAGTTATAGACCTCCTAAAAATTGATAGGGCTCTCATCTTTTGCCGCAGGAGAACTACGGTGGACCGGGTTACAGGGCTGCTCAAGAGGGCCGGTTACGACGCGGAATCCATACACGGCCAACTAAGCCAGGCAAGGCGAGAGGGGGTGCTTGGCAGATTCAGAGAGGCCAAGGTAAGCATTCTAGTAGCAACCGAGGTTGCTGCCCGAGGTCTCGATATTGTAGACGTCCCTTTCATCATCAACCACGATATCCCGGACGACCCCTTCATGTACTTTCACAGGATAGGGCGCACCGCGAGGGCTGGGAAAGCAGGTACTGCGATCACCCTAGTCACCTATGAGGAGGAAATTGAGTTGGCTCGCATTGAGGCTCTCACCGGGACCCGGATCAAGAAGATGACTCTACCCCCGGATTTTCTTTTCTAG
- the alr gene encoding alanine racemase, whose protein sequence is MQNVIRPVWAKIDMDSLAHNIGEVRTITNPSAEIIAVVKANAYGHGAVQCSRIFLENGAKSLAVATLNEAIELRVAGIEAPILILGYTPVEHFETILKWGITSTVYTVEGARALEEAAESVGKVAKAHVKVDTGLGRIGFLPTKEALNAIEDIAQLPLFEIEGIFTHFAIADAEDKKYTRRQFEDFLGFTEQLEVRGISPLKRHAANSAAIIDIPEYALDAVRPGCMLYGLYPSEEVDMGRVDLWPSMTLRTRLSNVKVVPPGTGISYGLTYTTGAESIIGSLPVGYADGYSRALSNRAKVLVKGKRVSVVGRVCMDQCMVDLSGVEGAGIGDEVILFGSRRRGAPTVNEIARWRGSIAEEVVSTISRRVPRVYSKGGKIVEIVDYVRDGAEKR, encoded by the coding sequence ATGCAGAACGTCATCCGCCCCGTTTGGGCTAAGATAGACATGGACTCCCTAGCCCACAATATTGGAGAGGTTAGAACGATCACAAATCCTTCCGCAGAGATTATAGCGGTCGTAAAGGCAAACGCCTATGGCCACGGCGCAGTCCAATGCTCCAGAATCTTCCTTGAAAACGGCGCTAAATCCCTCGCGGTTGCAACTCTAAATGAGGCTATCGAGCTCAGAGTAGCGGGTATTGAAGCCCCTATTCTTATTCTCGGATATACTCCTGTTGAGCATTTCGAGACGATATTAAAATGGGGTATAACTTCAACCGTTTATACTGTCGAGGGAGCTAGGGCACTTGAAGAGGCAGCTGAATCAGTCGGGAAGGTCGCTAAGGCACATGTAAAAGTTGATACCGGCCTTGGGAGAATAGGGTTTCTCCCCACCAAAGAGGCGCTGAATGCAATAGAAGACATCGCTCAACTCCCCTTATTTGAGATTGAGGGTATTTTCACTCACTTTGCCATCGCTGATGCGGAGGATAAGAAGTACACAAGGAGGCAGTTCGAAGATTTCTTAGGCTTCACGGAACAACTCGAGGTCCGGGGAATAAGCCCCCTAAAGAGGCATGCAGCTAACAGTGCAGCGATCATTGACATTCCCGAGTACGCCCTAGACGCGGTGAGGCCGGGCTGCATGCTCTACGGACTCTATCCCTCAGAGGAGGTGGATATGGGTAGAGTTGACCTCTGGCCCTCGATGACCTTGAGGACAAGGCTCTCCAACGTGAAGGTCGTCCCCCCGGGGACAGGAATAAGCTATGGCCTTACCTACACCACGGGTGCAGAGAGCATTATCGGGAGTCTCCCAGTGGGATACGCTGACGGCTACAGTAGAGCCCTCTCGAACCGGGCAAAAGTCCTAGTGAAGGGAAAAAGGGTCTCGGTCGTGGGGCGGGTATGCATGGACCAATGTATGGTCGATCTTAGTGGAGTGGAGGGAGCGGGGATCGGTGACGAAGTCATCCTTTTTGGTAGCAGGAGGAGAGGGGCGCCAACTGTGAACGAGATAGCAAGATGGAGGGGGTCTATCGCTGAAGAGGTGGTTAGCACTATTTCTAGGAGGGTGCCCCGGGTCTATTCAAAAGGCGGGAAGATCGTCGAGATTGTGGACTATGTTCGGGATGGGGCTGAGAAGCGCTAG